The Streptomyces sp. NBC_00162 genome window below encodes:
- a CDS encoding LysR family transcriptional regulator, which yields MIDVQRLRVLRAVAEHGSFNRAAGALLLTPSAVSQHIAALERTLGHPVAVRSTRGVTLTEPGRLLVEAAEAISAELDQVRHEIDRLTAPRPRLTVATFTSGGRHLLPAALARFVAAHPEVELTVLESEPEAAVPMVRGGAADLALTYHFDGPPPVRPGERPALDWVPLMEDPLWLVLPRGHRLADRSSLSLAELSGERWVLGCLKTEAFLRRYAELAGFDLRVGASTTDYFFAQTLVAAGVGVSLVPNVSLAPSPELTVIRVEPPRPARHIGLLLPRRRRPHPYARSLTEALTATAHRAAQP from the coding sequence ATGATCGATGTGCAGCGGCTGCGCGTCCTGCGGGCCGTGGCGGAGCACGGCAGCTTCAACAGGGCCGCCGGCGCCCTGCTGCTGACCCCGTCGGCCGTCTCCCAGCACATCGCCGCGCTGGAACGCACCCTGGGCCACCCCGTGGCCGTGCGCAGCACCCGCGGGGTCACCCTGACCGAGCCCGGACGGCTGCTGGTGGAGGCGGCGGAGGCGATCTCCGCCGAACTGGACCAGGTCCGCCACGAGATCGACCGGCTCACCGCTCCGCGGCCGCGCCTGACCGTGGCCACCTTCACCAGCGGCGGCCGCCACCTGCTGCCCGCGGCGCTCGCCCGGTTCGTGGCCGCGCATCCGGAGGTGGAACTGACGGTGCTGGAGAGCGAGCCGGAGGCCGCCGTGCCGATGGTGCGCGGCGGCGCGGCCGACCTCGCCCTCACCTATCACTTCGACGGGCCGCCGCCCGTGCGGCCGGGCGAGCGCCCGGCGCTCGACTGGGTCCCGCTGATGGAGGACCCGCTCTGGCTGGTCCTGCCGCGCGGGCACCGGCTCGCGGACCGGTCCTCGCTGAGCCTGGCCGAGCTCTCCGGCGAGCGCTGGGTGCTCGGCTGCCTCAAGACGGAGGCGTTCCTGCGCCGTTACGCGGAACTCGCCGGCTTCGACCTCCGGGTGGGGGCGTCCACCACCGACTACTTCTTCGCGCAGACCCTGGTCGCGGCGGGCGTGGGCGTCTCGCTGGTCCCGAACGTCTCGCTGGCCCCGTCCCCGGAACTGACGGTGATCCGCGTCGAACCCCCGCGCCCCGCCCGCCACATCGGCCTCCTCCTCCCCCGCCGACGCCGCCCCCACCCGTACGCCCGATCCCTGACCGAAGCCCTGACCGCCACCGCCCACCGGGCAGCCCAACCGTGA
- a CDS encoding NAD-dependent epimerase/dehydratase family protein — protein sequence MNTILVIGGSRYFGKSLVTKARDAGHEVTVLNRGSSAPPVGVGHVVADRDDEEGLRTALGSRTFDAVIDQVCYTPRQAGVARRVLAGRTGRYVMTSTMEVYDPATLPGRAANGGTPVTEDSLDLAGTGLTAPYADPAHAYAEGKRQAEAVFLREPAFPFVSVRTAHVLGGGREEFTGRLAHYVERIAAGTPVDVHKAPYATSFIHHREIADLLYWAAAQSFTGPVNAASHGELDVAGLCELVAARLGRRPRYRVVEEGAAASPFSFDRAYAMDNGRAAALGFGFGRVAEWLPGAIAEAAGH from the coding sequence ATGAACACGATTCTTGTCATCGGCGGGAGCCGGTACTTCGGAAAGTCCCTGGTCACCAAGGCGCGGGACGCGGGGCACGAGGTCACCGTGCTCAACCGGGGCTCCAGCGCCCCGCCCGTCGGCGTCGGCCACGTCGTCGCCGACCGCGACGACGAGGAGGGGCTGCGGACGGCGCTGGGTTCGCGCACCTTCGACGCCGTCATCGACCAGGTCTGCTACACGCCCCGGCAGGCCGGCGTCGCCCGGCGCGTCCTCGCCGGGCGGACCGGCCGGTACGTCATGACGTCCACGATGGAGGTGTACGACCCCGCCACCCTCCCCGGCCGCGCGGCGAACGGCGGGACCCCCGTCACGGAGGACTCCCTCGACCTGGCGGGCACCGGGCTCACGGCGCCGTACGCGGACCCCGCGCACGCCTACGCCGAGGGGAAGCGGCAGGCCGAGGCGGTCTTCCTGCGCGAGCCCGCCTTCCCGTTCGTCTCCGTACGGACCGCCCACGTCCTCGGCGGCGGCCGGGAGGAGTTCACCGGGCGGCTGGCGCACTACGTGGAGCGGATCGCCGCCGGGACCCCGGTCGACGTGCACAAAGCCCCGTACGCCACCTCGTTCATCCATCACCGGGAGATCGCGGACTTGCTGTACTGGGCAGCCGCGCAGAGCTTCACCGGGCCGGTGAACGCCGCCTCCCACGGGGAGCTGGACGTGGCCGGGCTCTGCGAGCTGGTCGCCGCGCGGCTCGGGCGGCGGCCGCGGTACCGGGTGGTCGAGGAGGGCGCCGCCGCCTCGCCGTTCTCCTTCGACCGCGCCTACGCCATGGACAACGGCCGCGCCGCCGCCCTGGGTTTCGGCTTCGGCCGGGTCGCCGAGTGGCTGCCCGGGGCGATCGCCGAAGCGGCCGGGCACTAG
- a CDS encoding ABC transporter permease translates to MPTTPSRTAGGTSRRRRGPRTWLAALPLLAFTGLCFGLPLGAIAFGAVTRTDPADGATRLTGEHLARSLQGPYLGSLIGSVQLSALTALIGGVLGVLIAQVVVTSRSTALRSAALTASGVLANFGGVPLAFAFIATVGISGVVTQLADLTSLGWSLYSFTGLTVVYLYFLIPLMVLVIAPALEGLRPQWREAAQNSGASGRQFWRHVGLPVLAPSLLGGFVLLFGTAFAAHATAAALVGGSVPLVTLKIADALAGNVLTGQENVALALGLDMILIAGLVMAVYLPLQRRSARWLR, encoded by the coding sequence ATGCCCACCACCCCCTCCCGTACCGCCGGCGGCACCAGCCGCCGGCGGCGCGGCCCCCGCACCTGGCTCGCCGCCCTCCCGCTGCTGGCCTTCACCGGGCTCTGCTTCGGCCTCCCGCTCGGCGCCATCGCCTTCGGCGCGGTCACCCGCACCGACCCGGCGGACGGCGCCACCCGGCTGACCGGCGAGCACCTCGCGCGCTCGCTCCAGGGCCCGTACCTCGGCTCGCTCATCGGCAGCGTCCAGCTCTCCGCCCTCACCGCACTGATCGGCGGAGTGCTCGGCGTCCTGATCGCCCAGGTCGTGGTCACCTCCCGCTCCACCGCCCTGCGCAGTGCGGCGCTCACCGCCTCGGGCGTGCTCGCCAACTTCGGCGGCGTTCCCCTCGCGTTCGCGTTCATCGCCACCGTCGGGATCTCCGGAGTCGTCACCCAGCTCGCCGACCTCACGAGCCTCGGCTGGAGCCTGTACTCCTTCACCGGCCTCACCGTGGTCTACCTGTACTTCCTGATCCCGCTGATGGTGCTGGTGATCGCCCCGGCGCTGGAGGGCCTGCGCCCGCAGTGGCGCGAGGCCGCCCAGAACAGCGGGGCCAGCGGACGGCAGTTCTGGCGCCACGTCGGCCTGCCGGTCCTCGCGCCCTCCCTGCTCGGCGGGTTCGTGCTGCTCTTCGGCACCGCCTTCGCCGCGCACGCCACGGCCGCCGCCCTCGTCGGCGGGTCCGTCCCGCTGGTCACCCTCAAGATCGCGGACGCGCTGGCCGGCAACGTGCTCACCGGCCAGGAGAACGTGGCGCTCGCCCTCGGCCTCGACATGATCCTGATCGCCGGCCTGGTCATGGCG
- a CDS encoding ABC transporter substrate-binding protein, producing the protein MLSSSARRGAAVLLSAAVLTTLSACGAAPDPKSGAAGDAKSKVQPGAAASVADFGSMEALVAAAQKEGKLNVIALPPDWANYGEIIKAFEAKYKIKVNSENPDASSSDEIAAVKSRKGQDRAPDVMDLGIAFARSGAAENLFAPYKVTAWDKIPAGQKDADGRWYNDYGGYVSIGCDAAKIPTCPQTFADLLKPEYKGKVALNGNPTKSGSAFGGVYAAALANKGSFADIQPGIDFFGQLKKSGNFIPVESTPATVEKGETPISIDWDYLNAGYAEQFKGKGVDWKVAVPTDGVYAQFYSQAINKEAPNPAAARLWMEFLYSADGQNLWLKGHARPVLLPVMTQDGTVDKDAVTKLPQVQGTPAFPASEELDKAKATLAEKWDKALS; encoded by the coding sequence GTGCTCAGTTCCTCCGCCCGTCGCGGTGCGGCCGTACTGCTCAGCGCCGCCGTCCTCACCACGCTCAGCGCGTGTGGTGCCGCACCTGACCCCAAGTCCGGCGCCGCCGGCGACGCGAAGAGCAAGGTGCAGCCGGGCGCCGCCGCCTCGGTGGCCGACTTCGGTTCCATGGAGGCCCTCGTCGCCGCCGCGCAGAAGGAGGGCAAGCTCAATGTGATCGCGCTGCCGCCGGACTGGGCGAACTACGGCGAGATCATCAAGGCCTTCGAGGCCAAGTACAAGATCAAGGTCAACAGCGAGAACCCGGACGCCTCCAGCTCCGACGAGATCGCCGCCGTCAAGTCCCGCAAGGGCCAGGACCGCGCCCCCGACGTGATGGACCTCGGCATCGCCTTCGCCCGCAGCGGCGCCGCGGAGAACCTGTTCGCCCCGTACAAGGTCACCGCCTGGGACAAGATCCCGGCCGGCCAGAAGGACGCGGACGGCCGCTGGTACAACGACTACGGCGGCTACGTCTCCATCGGCTGCGACGCCGCGAAGATCCCCACCTGCCCGCAGACCTTCGCCGACCTGCTGAAGCCCGAGTACAAGGGCAAGGTCGCCCTCAACGGCAACCCCACCAAGTCCGGTTCGGCCTTCGGCGGCGTCTACGCGGCCGCCCTCGCCAACAAGGGCTCCTTCGCCGACATCCAGCCCGGCATCGACTTCTTCGGGCAGCTGAAGAAGAGCGGCAACTTCATCCCGGTCGAGTCCACCCCGGCCACCGTGGAGAAGGGCGAGACGCCCATCTCCATCGACTGGGACTACCTGAACGCCGGCTACGCCGAGCAGTTCAAGGGCAAGGGCGTCGACTGGAAGGTCGCCGTCCCCACCGACGGCGTCTACGCCCAGTTCTACTCGCAGGCCATCAACAAGGAGGCCCCGAACCCGGCGGCCGCCCGCCTGTGGATGGAGTTCCTGTACAGCGCGGACGGCCAGAACCTCTGGCTCAAGGGGCACGCCCGCCCGGTCCTGCTGCCCGTCATGACCCAGGACGGCACCGTCGACAAGGACGCCGTCACCAAGCTCCCGCAGGTCCAGGGCACCCCCGCCTTCCCGGCCTCCGAGGAGCTCGACAAGGCCAAGGCCACCCTCGCCGAGAAGTGGGACAAGGCCCTCTCCTGA
- a CDS encoding GntR family transcriptional regulator, with amino-acid sequence MGTGTVRHVKIAEALRAAIASGELPVGAQLPSESDLAARWSASRGTVRQAVASLAAEGLIGSRQGARRTVLRQERRHSFGELNSFAQWAEGVGHRADSRFLSRIRRPATAEEAERLALDPGTQILAVLRLRLLDGEPTMVERTAYADWVAAAVEALPADCRSVMDSLAQGSGIVAHHGEHLIDALGAGSEDARLLEVRRGSPLLRQRHVSATATGRPIEWSDDRYRAGSVTFSVSNSAVATPLERRAGDG; translated from the coding sequence ATGGGCACGGGCACGGTCCGGCATGTGAAGATCGCCGAGGCGCTGCGCGCGGCGATCGCCTCCGGCGAACTCCCGGTGGGCGCGCAGCTGCCCTCCGAGAGCGATCTGGCGGCGCGCTGGTCCGCCTCGCGCGGGACCGTCCGACAGGCGGTCGCCAGCCTCGCCGCGGAGGGGCTGATCGGCTCCCGGCAGGGCGCGCGGCGGACCGTCCTGCGCCAGGAGCGCCGGCACAGCTTCGGCGAGCTGAACAGCTTCGCCCAGTGGGCCGAGGGGGTCGGGCACCGGGCGGACAGCCGCTTCCTGTCCCGGATCCGCAGACCTGCCACGGCCGAGGAGGCGGAGCGGCTCGCGCTGGACCCGGGTACGCAGATCCTGGCCGTGCTGCGGCTGCGCCTGCTCGACGGGGAGCCCACCATGGTGGAGCGGACCGCCTACGCGGACTGGGTCGCGGCGGCCGTCGAGGCGCTGCCCGCGGACTGCCGCTCCGTCATGGACAGCCTGGCCCAGGGCTCCGGGATCGTCGCCCACCACGGCGAGCACCTCATCGACGCCCTCGGCGCGGGCAGCGAGGACGCCCGGCTGCTGGAGGTCCGGCGCGGAAGCCCGCTGCTGCGCCAGAGGCACGTCTCCGCGACCGCGACGGGCCGCCCGATCGAGTGGTCCGACGACCGCTACCGGGCGGGGAGCGTCACCTTCAGTGTGAGCAACTCGGCGGTAGCAACCCCGTTGGAGCGGCGGGCCGGAGACGGCTGA